One window of the Chryseobacterium camelliae genome contains the following:
- a CDS encoding IucA/IucC family protein, with protein MNTTLKNTISKENWQQANRSLMAKTIAELMHEELLKPVFSYEDEAGYSVFTIATGFENISYRFRGQERMMDYWHIDKDSITKTENGDPDSVIEVTDFFREMQAVFDLDPNTLARYTEELLHTLYCDALILSRGIISSRDLAVADYQTVEHSMTGHPWVIVNKSRLGFSPRDLKTFAPEARENLKVIWLASHRSRATFQALEHIDREEFYRSEIGDDLYKSFAKKLADEGRIVDDYLFIPVHPWQWEHKLQVQFAGDIASGLLVNLGEGNDVYSPQQSIRTLFNTDHPEKRYLKTAVSILSTGNIRGLSPRQMKIAPSITDWVKSLIRDDAYLKARGTIFLGEEASVTYLHPQYASIDQVPYQYNEFLGALWRESAENYLQEDEEMVTMASLLYVDDHGIPLVQAFAEKAEISIQEWLKSYLDAYLTPLLHIYYTHSLCVTPHGENIMIVLKNGIPHRIVIKDFVDDIVLTKEAREKLPAHLADGLIQSSNKDNIPLFILLGVFDAFFRYLSDILHTYSHVKEQTFWTLVHHCVEQYKAENAHLQERYEKYDLYVPEFKRFYINSLRLKNNGYSENKAFAIPRKDGALSNPLYQIANKNPVSVL; from the coding sequence ATGAATACTACCCTAAAAAACACCATAAGCAAAGAAAACTGGCAACAGGCCAATAGAAGTTTAATGGCAAAAACAATTGCAGAACTCATGCATGAAGAACTTCTGAAACCCGTCTTTTCCTACGAGGATGAAGCCGGATATTCTGTTTTTACCATAGCAACAGGTTTTGAAAATATCAGCTACCGCTTCAGAGGACAGGAAAGAATGATGGATTATTGGCATATTGATAAAGACAGCATTACAAAAACTGAAAACGGAGACCCAGACTCTGTCATTGAAGTAACTGATTTCTTCAGAGAAATGCAGGCCGTATTTGACCTTGACCCGAATACGCTAGCCAGGTATACAGAAGAACTGCTCCATACTTTATACTGTGATGCTTTGATTTTATCCAGAGGGATCATTTCGTCAAGAGACCTGGCAGTGGCCGATTACCAGACGGTTGAGCACAGTATGACAGGACATCCGTGGGTGATCGTCAACAAAAGCAGGCTTGGATTTTCGCCCCGTGATTTGAAAACCTTTGCTCCTGAAGCCCGGGAAAACCTGAAGGTCATCTGGCTGGCTTCACATCGCAGCAGAGCAACATTCCAGGCACTGGAACATATCGACAGAGAAGAATTCTATCGTTCGGAGATCGGCGATGATTTATACAAAAGCTTCGCGAAAAAACTGGCTGATGAGGGAAGAATCGTTGATGATTATCTTTTCATTCCTGTCCATCCCTGGCAATGGGAGCATAAGCTCCAGGTCCAGTTTGCGGGAGATATCGCCTCCGGACTTCTGGTTAATCTCGGTGAAGGAAATGATGTTTACAGCCCGCAGCAAAGTATCCGTACCTTGTTCAATACAGACCATCCTGAAAAAAGATACCTGAAAACTGCCGTTTCTATTCTGAGTACCGGAAATATCAGAGGACTGTCTCCCAGACAGATGAAAATAGCGCCGTCCATTACGGACTGGGTGAAAAGCCTGATCAGAGATGATGCGTATCTTAAAGCCAGAGGAACTATATTTTTAGGAGAGGAAGCTTCAGTCACGTACCTGCATCCGCAATATGCATCCATAGATCAGGTACCGTATCAGTATAATGAGTTTCTTGGGGCTTTATGGCGTGAGAGCGCTGAAAATTACCTTCAAGAAGATGAAGAAATGGTCACGATGGCCTCGCTGCTGTATGTAGATGATCACGGGATCCCTTTGGTACAGGCTTTTGCTGAAAAAGCAGAAATAAGTATTCAGGAATGGCTGAAAAGCTATCTTGACGCTTACCTTACTCCCCTGCTTCATATCTATTACACCCATTCACTCTGTGTCACTCCGCATGGGGAGAACATTATGATTGTCCTGAAAAACGGGATCCCGCATAGGATCGTCATCAAAGATTTCGTAGATGACATCGTGCTTACCAAAGAAGCCAGGGAAAAGCTTCCCGCGCACCTTGCCGACGGGCTTATCCAGTCTTCTAATAAAGACAATATACCGCTTTTTATCTTACTGGGGGTTTTTGATGCTTTCTTCAGATACCTTTCAGACATACTCCATACCTATTCCCATGTGAAAGAGCAGACTTTCTGGACGCTTGTTCACCATTGTGTGGAACAGTATAAAGCAGAAAATGCCCACCTGCAGGAACGGTATGAAAAATATGACCTGTATGTCCCTGAGTTCAAAAGGTTTTACATCAATAGCCTCCGACTGAAAAACAACGGTTACAGCGAAAATAAGGCATTTGCCATCCCAAGGAAAGACGGCGCACTGTCGAATCCTCTATATCAGATTGCCAATAAAAACCCGGTGTCTGTACTATGA
- a CDS encoding MATE family efflux transporter yields the protein MRKFLNILKEGSVFTYGALAGKRTELTSGSINRSLFSLAIPMMMELVMESVFVSVNLLIIAKLGDKVLGLVGITDSYINFAYAIAVGIGIAAATLTARRAGEKDHEGMAGTAQYIIVLALFFAVLIGGLSCLFSSDIVNFLGLNSNSVPDGLLFSKLVFLSIGLIIIRLSVNGLFRGAGDADIAMKSLWICHISNIVFAVVLVFGLGFIPAFGLMGLAYAALLSRFIGVLYQVYIFLSGKTSIRIMTPFQWDFPLMKKIMKIAFGGLVQYIIPTSSWLIMVKIIATFGTTALAGYIIAQRIASVATMPAWGIGNAAGILTGQNLGAGNSERAEKTVWRAGTINMTYLIAVALFWQVAAGYVVQFFTTETEVAGYAVQYIHVVSMAYLLLGFTMVISRALNAAGNIMQVTLLYIIMFYVIQLPMAYILGVRLQWELKGIFAAIVSSEIVLAVLFLMIFRNGKWKTIKI from the coding sequence ATGAGGAAATTCCTTAACATCCTAAAAGAAGGATCGGTTTTTACTTACGGGGCTCTGGCCGGGAAAAGAACTGAGCTGACCTCCGGAAGTATCAATCGTTCCCTCTTTAGTCTGGCAATTCCCATGATGATGGAACTGGTTATGGAGTCCGTATTCGTGAGCGTTAACCTTTTGATCATCGCTAAATTGGGCGATAAAGTCCTTGGGCTGGTCGGAATTACGGACAGCTACATCAATTTTGCGTATGCCATTGCCGTAGGTATCGGTATTGCAGCAGCAACCTTAACCGCAAGAAGAGCGGGTGAAAAAGACCATGAAGGAATGGCAGGAACAGCACAATATATCATTGTACTGGCTTTGTTTTTTGCCGTTTTGATCGGTGGGCTGTCATGTTTATTCTCGTCTGATATTGTGAATTTTCTGGGATTAAACAGCAACAGCGTACCTGACGGATTGTTGTTTTCAAAGTTGGTTTTCCTGAGCATAGGGCTTATCATTATCCGGCTTTCTGTTAATGGACTGTTCCGTGGAGCAGGTGATGCAGACATTGCCATGAAATCTCTCTGGATCTGCCATATTTCCAATATCGTCTTTGCCGTTGTCCTTGTTTTCGGGCTGGGCTTTATACCAGCTTTCGGATTGATGGGGCTGGCTTATGCTGCCTTGCTGTCCAGATTCATTGGTGTTTTGTATCAGGTATACATCTTCCTGTCAGGAAAGACCAGTATCCGCATTATGACTCCTTTTCAATGGGATTTTCCTTTGATGAAGAAGATTATGAAAATTGCTTTCGGAGGGCTGGTACAATACATCATCCCTACATCAAGCTGGCTGATTATGGTTAAAATCATTGCCACTTTCGGGACCACCGCTCTTGCCGGATACATCATTGCCCAGCGCATTGCTTCAGTGGCAACAATGCCTGCCTGGGGAATCGGGAATGCAGCGGGTATTCTTACCGGGCAGAATTTAGGCGCCGGGAATTCAGAACGGGCGGAAAAAACCGTTTGGCGTGCAGGAACCATCAACATGACGTATCTGATTGCCGTAGCCTTATTCTGGCAGGTTGCTGCCGGATATGTAGTACAGTTCTTTACTACAGAAACGGAAGTGGCCGGATATGCCGTACAATATATTCACGTGGTTTCCATGGCTTACCTGCTGTTGGGTTTTACCATGGTGATCAGCCGCGCATTGAATGCTGCCGGAAATATTATGCAGGTAACCCTGCTCTACATCATCATGTTTTATGTCATTCAGCTTCCTATGGCTTATATCCTGGGTGTAAGGCTGCAATGGGAACTGAAAGGAATCTTTGCCGCCATCGTTTCTTCGGAGATTGTACTGGCTGTATTATTCCTGATGATTTTTAGAAACGGAAAATGGAAAACTATAAAAATATAA
- a CDS encoding acyl carrier protein — MNTTEEFYDLIATAIAVKKEVITEDLTYQGIPEWDSMSHLLIVEALEQYYQVKFDFNDIMEMGTVGKIREKMKKYEVFVEN; from the coding sequence ATGAATACCACAGAAGAATTTTATGACCTTATCGCGACTGCTATCGCAGTAAAAAAAGAAGTAATCACTGAAGACCTTACCTATCAGGGAATCCCGGAATGGGATTCTATGTCGCACCTCCTTATTGTAGAAGCTTTAGAGCAATATTATCAGGTTAAGTTTGACTTTAATGACATTATGGAAATGGGCACTGTAGGAAAGATCCGTGAAAAAATGAAAAAATACGAAGTCTTCGTAGAAAATTAA
- a CDS encoding AMP-binding protein has translation MKILENIIANTSLLFTEASSGRTIPVGKLYRSLGLNPVEKGLLFLYNDNLLHSIETLLNFYGTAHTIALLGQKLHPDFKNRLEGEYLPKYIFDPQRHDIEGYTLKEFSDTIKIFMKDDYRHETKINPEIKILLSTSGTTGTPKLVKLSDEGLYQNALSILEYMPILESDVVPLNVPINFVYGFSILTTNCMRAGRIVCCDKDIMQKEFWEDMDRYGYSTLGGVPYLYENLNRIGFFRKDSSSLRYLTHTGGTINNELRKIIFSYCKEYNKEFFAQYGQTEAGGRMAYLSTQGLLNEETSIGVPVKGGNFTIDEETEELIFSHSSIFGGYAGTLEDLADYDQKPVLRTGDTAREDQDGIYYITGRIKRIIKLFGIRLNLDEVEFILKNELQGSTFACLNDRDKKIVVMYDHKETDPQAIKDTIKNKLHIHPQYVQTEYIESFPLSQNGKINYPLLQNLQHENP, from the coding sequence ATGAAAATTTTAGAAAACATCATTGCCAATACAAGCCTCCTGTTTACGGAGGCTTCCAGCGGCAGGACCATTCCCGTAGGAAAGCTGTACCGGTCTTTGGGACTCAACCCCGTAGAAAAAGGGCTGCTGTTCCTCTATAATGACAATTTGCTGCACAGCATCGAAACACTGCTTAACTTTTACGGGACGGCACATACCATTGCTCTGCTGGGACAAAAACTACATCCGGATTTTAAAAACCGGCTGGAGGGTGAATACCTTCCGAAATACATCTTTGATCCTCAAAGACATGACATTGAGGGGTACACGCTGAAAGAATTTTCAGATACGATTAAGATCTTTATGAAGGACGATTACAGGCATGAAACTAAAATTAATCCTGAAATTAAAATCCTCCTGAGCACTTCCGGAACAACGGGGACACCGAAACTGGTGAAGCTGTCAGATGAAGGTCTCTATCAGAATGCATTAAGCATTCTTGAATATATGCCGATCCTTGAATCTGATGTCGTTCCTTTGAATGTTCCCATCAATTTTGTGTATGGTTTCTCCATATTGACCACAAATTGCATGCGTGCCGGAAGAATCGTATGCTGTGATAAAGACATCATGCAGAAAGAGTTTTGGGAAGACATGGACCGATATGGCTACAGCACTTTAGGCGGGGTCCCCTATCTGTATGAAAACCTGAACAGAATTGGATTTTTCAGGAAAGATTCTTCGAGCTTACGATATTTAACCCATACAGGCGGCACCATCAATAACGAGCTCAGAAAAATCATTTTCTCCTATTGTAAGGAATACAATAAGGAATTCTTTGCTCAATATGGACAGACCGAAGCCGGAGGAAGAATGGCGTATCTATCTACTCAGGGGCTTTTAAATGAAGAGACCTCTATCGGGGTTCCGGTAAAGGGCGGAAATTTCACGATTGACGAAGAAACGGAAGAGCTGATTTTCTCTCATTCCAGTATTTTCGGAGGATATGCCGGTACGCTGGAGGACCTTGCGGATTATGATCAGAAACCTGTGCTGCGCACCGGAGATACAGCCCGGGAGGATCAGGATGGGATCTACTACATTACGGGAAGGATCAAGCGCATTATCAAACTTTTCGGCATACGTCTTAACCTTGATGAGGTTGAATTTATCCTTAAAAATGAACTGCAGGGAAGCACCTTTGCCTGCCTGAATGACAGGGATAAAAAAATTGTGGTGATGTATGATCATAAGGAAACAGATCCGCAGGCCATTAAAGATACCATCAAAAATAAACTGCACATCCATCCGCAATATGTACAGACAGAGTATATTGAATCATTCCCATTATCGCAGAACGGTAAAATCAACTACCCCCTTTTACAAAACCTACAACATGAAAATCCTTAA
- a CDS encoding TonB-dependent receptor, which translates to MKILKIIVFFFIWAMCPHNLSAQQTDRIYGKVMLSEQVPVKNAILRLINTSYQAKTNHSGEYHFDNVEPGNYMLQVVLNDIELMRQTITVEKDQEEIAPIYVSEKNNLIEGITIYGFSRNKFLDKDSTSVSKMPLKNLENPQAYTSINQQLMKEQLTYDVSEVLKNVPGMIKMQGSPGRGSGDGSFYYSLRGFPTRVSMVDGVPANTNGEIDPSDIERIEVIKGPSGTLYGGAVTSFGGLINVVTKKPKDYFGGEVSYLMGSYNLNRVTADVYGPVTDSRKTLFRLNAAYQYQNGFRDSEFRKSLFVAPTLSYEVNDRLKFDLGAQIYNYEGTNTPIIFLPRTRAYFAHNPDELGFDWKKSYSNNDITLKAPSINVKAEANYKISSRWNSQTLISRNYRKTEGLYQYQFIRGNTSDAMLERNLQWQNSEASSTSIQQNFNGEFNIGKIRNKVLLGLDFLNQSLNNNHSPIVAYDNINGQTLQGYANISRDLVLQKIQTSAAPLVRNNTSSNLYGAYISNVTYITDRLITLLSVRMDHYESKGQLNFNTNIRTGEFKQTAWSPKLGLVYQIIKDHLSAYGNYMNGFSYVAPVTQQLPDYSGDMKPLMANQWELGVKGNFWRNKINFTIGYYDILVDNVQRGAGVIRDGKEYNITVQDGKQRSKGIEIETMMNPFQGLNIVAGYAYNDSKWEKADANVEGLRPESAGPAHVFNSWISYILPIEGLKGLGVGFGVNRVGKQITGNKVVTGQFVFPAYTLINASVSLEKERYRIGFKMNNLGNAQYFAGQGVVVAQMPRNFVAEVSLKF; encoded by the coding sequence ATGAAAATCCTTAAAATTATTGTATTCTTTTTCATATGGGCCATGTGTCCACATAACCTTTCAGCACAGCAAACCGACCGTATTTATGGTAAAGTAATGTTGTCTGAGCAGGTACCGGTTAAAAATGCCATTTTAAGACTTATCAATACTTCATACCAGGCAAAAACCAATCATTCAGGGGAATACCATTTTGATAATGTAGAGCCCGGTAATTATATGCTACAGGTTGTCCTCAATGATATTGAATTGATGCGTCAGACGATTACGGTTGAAAAAGATCAGGAAGAGATCGCACCCATTTATGTATCGGAAAAAAATAACCTTATTGAAGGCATTACCATCTACGGCTTCAGCAGGAACAAATTCCTGGATAAAGACAGTACATCGGTTTCTAAAATGCCCCTGAAAAACCTTGAAAATCCTCAGGCTTATACGAGTATCAATCAGCAGCTGATGAAAGAACAGCTTACGTACGATGTTTCGGAGGTACTGAAAAATGTCCCGGGAATGATCAAAATGCAGGGAAGCCCGGGAAGGGGGTCAGGAGACGGCAGCTTTTATTACAGCCTCCGGGGTTTTCCCACCAGAGTTTCTATGGTAGACGGAGTGCCTGCCAATACCAACGGGGAAATAGATCCTTCGGATATTGAGCGTATCGAAGTGATCAAAGGGCCATCCGGTACTTTATACGGAGGTGCGGTAACTTCTTTCGGCGGGCTGATCAATGTCGTAACCAAAAAGCCTAAAGACTATTTCGGCGGAGAAGTTTCATACCTAATGGGAAGTTACAATCTGAACAGAGTAACAGCCGATGTGTACGGACCTGTTACAGATTCCAGGAAAACTTTATTCCGGCTGAATGCTGCTTATCAGTATCAGAACGGGTTCAGGGATTCAGAATTCAGAAAATCACTGTTTGTGGCTCCTACGTTAAGCTATGAGGTGAATGACCGGTTGAAATTTGATTTAGGTGCGCAGATCTACAATTATGAGGGAACCAATACGCCTATTATTTTCCTTCCCAGGACCAGAGCTTATTTTGCGCATAATCCGGATGAGCTGGGATTCGACTGGAAAAAATCCTATTCCAATAATGACATCACGTTAAAAGCTCCGTCAATCAATGTAAAAGCTGAAGCCAATTATAAAATTTCCAGTCGTTGGAATTCCCAAACGCTGATTTCAAGGAACTACAGAAAAACGGAGGGACTCTACCAGTACCAGTTCATCAGGGGAAATACCAGCGATGCCATGCTGGAGCGCAACCTGCAATGGCAGAACTCAGAGGCTTCCTCTACCAGTATCCAGCAGAACTTTAACGGAGAATTCAACATCGGAAAAATCAGAAATAAAGTGCTGTTAGGACTGGACTTCCTCAACCAGTCGCTGAATAATAACCACTCCCCTATTGTTGCCTATGATAACATCAATGGACAGACTTTACAGGGGTATGCAAACATTTCCCGGGATTTGGTTCTCCAGAAGATCCAAACCTCTGCAGCGCCCCTGGTAAGGAACAATACTTCTTCCAATCTCTACGGAGCCTATATTTCAAACGTAACGTATATTACCGACCGTTTAATTACCCTTTTAAGCGTACGCATGGATCATTATGAAAGCAAAGGACAGCTTAATTTTAATACGAACATCCGTACCGGAGAATTTAAACAGACAGCCTGGTCTCCAAAATTGGGATTGGTGTATCAGATTATCAAAGACCATTTATCTGCTTATGGAAATTATATGAATGGTTTTAGCTATGTAGCACCTGTAACCCAGCAGCTGCCTGATTACAGCGGAGATATGAAGCCATTAATGGCCAATCAATGGGAATTAGGCGTGAAAGGGAACTTTTGGAGGAATAAAATTAATTTTACCATCGGGTACTATGATATCCTGGTTGACAATGTACAGAGAGGAGCCGGGGTCATCCGTGACGGAAAAGAATACAACATTACGGTTCAGGACGGAAAACAAAGGAGCAAAGGCATTGAGATAGAAACCATGATGAATCCTTTTCAGGGGCTCAATATCGTGGCCGGATATGCTTATAATGACAGCAAGTGGGAAAAGGCTGATGCTAATGTGGAAGGGCTCCGCCCGGAATCCGCAGGTCCGGCCCATGTGTTTAATTCCTGGATCAGTTATATTCTTCCTATAGAAGGGCTGAAAGGATTAGGGGTAGGCTTCGGGGTCAACCGGGTAGGTAAACAGATTACCGGAAATAAAGTGGTTACCGGTCAGTTTGTTTTTCCTGCCTACACTTTAATCAATGCTTCAGTTTCACTTGAAAAGGAAAGGTACAGGATCGGATTTAAAATGAATAACCTGGGGAATGCACAGTATTTTGCCGGCCAGGGAGTGGTGGTAGCCCAGATGCCCCGGAATTTTGTAGCAGAAGTAAGTCTTAAATTTTAA
- a CDS encoding PepSY-associated TM helix domain-containing protein — MMKLKLRKIAYQLHVWLGLTSGLIIVILAATGCILAFEDELKPLIHPRRYFVEQTGSEKLPLSELSLRAEKALPDSLTIKRVQISSDPSRTYVFRTLKMNNDAATFWGTYIYYYRVYVDPYSGQVREVEDAKKDFFEIVLNLHRRLLLGEKTGKTITGYSTLILMIILLSGLVIWYPRKMSRAMLKGMFFIKTSANWKRITYDVHNVLGFYAVIPLLFICYSALIWSFKDVDQWVKNTLNGGIAKEKKAESKVPEGTFTRQKDILDLVGNRVLKDLHGRKSALISFPRSEEGTYYTELTTDNRYYRNINYNSDQYSGKVLQYRSYKDQKGSGSALRERNYDLHTGSILGTPGRLIYFLAAIIATSLPVTGFIMYLNKKKKKPKKKSKS; from the coding sequence ATGATGAAACTGAAACTAAGAAAGATTGCATATCAGTTACATGTATGGCTCGGACTCACGTCCGGGCTTATCATTGTTATCTTGGCAGCAACAGGATGTATCCTGGCTTTTGAAGATGAGCTGAAACCACTCATCCATCCCCGGAGGTATTTTGTGGAACAAACAGGAAGCGAAAAATTACCTCTTTCAGAGCTTAGCCTCAGGGCAGAAAAAGCACTCCCAGACAGCCTTACCATAAAAAGGGTTCAAATCTCCTCAGACCCTTCCAGGACCTATGTTTTCCGTACTTTGAAAATGAATAATGATGCGGCTACCTTTTGGGGAACATATATCTATTATTACAGAGTATATGTGGATCCCTACTCCGGGCAAGTCCGTGAGGTGGAAGATGCTAAAAAAGATTTTTTTGAAATTGTGCTCAATCTTCACCGGAGGCTTTTATTAGGAGAAAAAACAGGAAAAACGATTACAGGATATTCTACCCTTATTTTGATGATCATATTACTTTCCGGACTTGTAATCTGGTATCCAAGGAAAATGAGCAGGGCGATGCTAAAAGGGATGTTTTTCATCAAAACATCCGCCAACTGGAAAAGAATCACTTATGATGTTCACAATGTTTTAGGGTTCTATGCGGTCATCCCATTATTATTCATCTGTTACTCGGCACTGATATGGAGCTTTAAAGATGTTGATCAATGGGTGAAAAATACCTTGAACGGAGGTATTGCCAAAGAAAAAAAAGCGGAAAGTAAAGTCCCTGAAGGAACATTTACCCGTCAGAAAGACATTTTAGACCTGGTAGGTAACAGAGTGCTCAAAGATCTTCACGGCAGGAAATCAGCGCTGATCAGTTTTCCGAGGAGCGAAGAAGGAACATACTATACTGAACTTACCACAGACAACAGGTACTATCGGAATATCAATTATAATTCCGACCAATATTCAGGAAAAGTCTTACAATATCGGTCCTATAAAGATCAAAAGGGATCCGGCTCAGCATTAAGGGAGAGAAACTACGACTTACATACAGGAAGCATTCTCGGGACTCCGGGCAGGCTGATCTATTTTTTAGCAGCAATCATCGCAACATCCCTACCCGTCACAGGTTTTATCATGTACCTGAACAAAAAGAAAAAGAAGCCTAAGAAGAAATCCAAAAGTTAA
- a CDS encoding pyridoxamine 5'-phosphate oxidase family protein, producing the protein MKKASLKTIAEKMKDLDFCMMVTQDGRQVPHSRPMSNNGKVEYDGDSWFFTFEDSNKVDQIKKDNKVSLVYQTDDMLFIACYGTAAVVKDKETLKEKWVDGLEQWFPEGIETPGICLLKVSAKRVTFWHKDEEGEYVA; encoded by the coding sequence ATGAAAAAAGCATCATTAAAAACCATTGCAGAAAAAATGAAAGACCTGGACTTCTGCATGATGGTTACACAGGACGGAAGGCAGGTTCCTCATTCCAGGCCGATGAGCAATAACGGTAAGGTGGAATACGACGGGGATTCCTGGTTTTTTACATTCGAAGACAGCAACAAAGTTGACCAGATTAAGAAGGATAACAAAGTAAGCCTCGTATATCAGACTGACGATATGCTGTTCATAGCGTGTTACGGTACCGCAGCAGTAGTCAAAGATAAAGAAACCTTGAAAGAAAAATGGGTGGACGGCCTTGAGCAGTGGTTTCCGGAAGGCATTGAAACACCGGGAATCTGCTTGTTAAAAGTAAGTGCCAAGCGGGTTACCTTCTGGCATAAGGATGAAGAAGGGGAGTATGTGGCCTGA
- a CDS encoding helix-turn-helix domain-containing protein gives MSFFGTNIKKIRQVKGLSQKAFADLFDLNRGVISSYEEGRAEPKIETILKVANYFNLDLDKLLTEILQVNQLASVSDIDRLMFESDKRADRQEEVLHYKDGSPVKKNILQKILANIDLIHEFKKYHDQESHYTDGDLLFLSLEKAGHPSHSVWIDGNGYLHFANEQSGKSGSHQLLYNIVGHISAGKNSTLTDILARLERLENIVLKQL, from the coding sequence ATGAGTTTTTTCGGAACCAATATTAAGAAAATAAGACAGGTAAAAGGCTTGAGCCAGAAAGCATTTGCCGATTTGTTTGATCTGAACAGGGGGGTGATCAGCTCTTATGAAGAAGGCAGGGCAGAGCCTAAAATAGAAACCATCCTGAAAGTAGCCAATTACTTTAACCTAGATTTGGATAAGTTGCTGACTGAAATATTACAGGTCAATCAGTTGGCAAGTGTTTCCGATATAGACCGTTTAATGTTTGAGTCTGATAAAAGGGCCGACAGGCAGGAAGAAGTCCTGCATTATAAAGACGGCAGTCCTGTAAAGAAAAATATTTTGCAAAAAATATTAGCAAACATTGATCTGATTCATGAGTTTAAAAAATACCATGATCAGGAATCCCATTATACTGATGGAGATTTATTATTTTTAAGTCTGGAAAAAGCCGGTCACCCGTCACATAGCGTATGGATTGATGGCAACGGATACCTTCATTTTGCTAATGAACAGTCAGGGAAAAGCGGTAGCCATCAACTGCTGTACAACATAGTAGGCCACATTTCTGCAGGCAAAAACAGTACGTTGACAGATATTCTTGCAAGGCTGGAAAGGTTAGAGAATATCGTGCTTAAACAGTTGTAA
- a CDS encoding YbjN domain-containing protein encodes MKNQIFRTVKEWLLDYEFNITLEDEAQRILIIEKESNGIKNMILIISDSILIMEQFLFEIKNPSETIYRSLLKKNRDIVHGAFALDQTGKRVIFRDTLPTDNMAQNEVMASINSLGILVGEFNNEMIEMSK; translated from the coding sequence ATGAAAAATCAAATATTCAGAACGGTTAAAGAATGGTTGTTAGACTATGAGTTCAACATCACCCTGGAGGATGAGGCTCAGAGAATCTTAATCATTGAAAAGGAATCCAACGGAATCAAAAATATGATTTTGATTATTTCTGATTCCATACTCATTATGGAGCAGTTTCTTTTTGAAATTAAAAATCCGTCGGAAACCATTTACCGGTCATTATTAAAAAAGAACAGAGACATCGTACACGGTGCGTTTGCACTGGACCAGACGGGCAAAAGGGTTATTTTCCGGGATACCCTGCCTACTGACAATATGGCACAGAATGAAGTAATGGCATCCATTAATTCACTGGGAATTCTGGTAGGGGAATTCAATAATGAAATGATTGAAATGAGTAAATAA
- a CDS encoding PspA/IM30 family protein, whose protein sequence is MNIFARLFKIGKAEVHSVIDGFEDPINLTEQGIREMKEQLVKSTEALAQLKALSIRKKNEAESEQQTAKDYYNKAVIIVQKAENGEVDATEADRLAKEALKKQSSAQENSGHLEGEHAKLHVECEKMQGNINNLKSNISKWENELKTLKARVQVSEATRDINKKMTMMDTGSTVSMLEKLKERVIQQEALAEAYSDISNAGKTIDDEIDAVVNNSDMQAEDALKKLKESLKKD, encoded by the coding sequence ATGAACATTTTTGCACGATTATTCAAAATAGGAAAAGCTGAGGTCCACTCGGTGATTGACGGCTTTGAAGACCCCATCAATCTTACTGAGCAAGGAATCAGGGAAATGAAAGAACAGCTGGTTAAAAGTACAGAGGCGCTTGCGCAGCTCAAGGCACTTTCAATAAGAAAGAAAAATGAAGCAGAATCTGAGCAGCAGACCGCCAAAGATTACTACAATAAAGCTGTTATCATAGTCCAGAAAGCAGAGAATGGTGAAGTGGATGCAACAGAAGCTGACCGCCTGGCCAAAGAGGCCCTGAAAAAACAGAGCTCAGCTCAGGAAAATTCTGGACACCTTGAAGGCGAGCACGCAAAGCTTCATGTTGAATGCGAAAAGATGCAGGGAAACATCAACAACCTGAAGTCAAATATTTCTAAATGGGAGAACGAACTGAAAACACTTAAGGCAAGAGTCCAGGTAAGTGAGGCGACCCGTGATATCAATAAAAAAATGACCATGATGGACACCGGAAGCACGGTCTCCATGCTTGAAAAGCTGAAAGAAAGAGTAATCCAACAGGAAGCCTTGGCAGAAGCCTATTCCGATATATCCAACGCAGGAAAAACAATTGATGACGAAATTGATGCCGTTGTCAATAACTCTGACATGCAGGCTGAAGATGCCTTAAAAAAATTAAAAGAATCACTTAAAAAGGACTAA